In Streptobacillus ratti, the genomic stretch AGTTCTTTCAGAAAACTGTCCAACTAAACTTGTTAGAGTAGGTGTTAAGGAAAGATACGGTCAAGTTGGAACTTTAGAATTTTTAGAAAAAGAATATGAATTAAGTGCAGATGATATTTATAGGGCAATAAAAGATAATTTATAATAAACAAATGGGTCTTCTATGATATAATAAAAATATTAAAGAAGACCTATTGTTATGTAAAAAAGTAATATAGAAATTAAGATTTTTATTTAAAATTTACCGTGTTGATTGTTTTTTAAAAAGAAATAAAGTATAATTTAATACAAGACTAATTAAGGAAATGTATAGGAGAAATGATGAGTAGCATAATAAAAATAGAACATCTATTTAAAAATTATGGAAATAAAGCAGTATTAAAGGATATAAATTTAGAAATAAATCAAGGAGAAATTTTATCTATACTAGGTAAAAATGGAGTTGGTAAGACAACTTTATTAAGCATAATTTTAAAAATGATAGAAGCTAGTAGTGGGAATATTAAATTTAGAAATGTGGATATAAGGGATATAAATAACAAAAAATATTATTCAGACATTAATATAGTTTTAGAAAATAGTCAAAATATTTATTACTATATGACAGGCCTTGAAAATATACTGTACTTTGGTTCTCTATATGGATATAGTAAAGAAAAGATTTTAAATAATGTAAATAATTGGATAGATTTATTTGATTTAAGAGATGATATAAATGAAAAACTATCAATTTATTCAAGAGGAATGATACAAAAATTAAGTATAATAATTGCCTTAATAAACAAGCCTAAATTGTTACTTTTAGATGAACCAACGCTAGGATTAGATGTTTATTCTAAAAGAAAAATGATGGATATGATAAAAATATTATCTGAAAAAGAAAATATAACTATAATATTAACAACTCATCAAATGGATATTGTTGAATATTTAGATAGTAAATTAATATTGTTAGATAAGGGTGAGGTTGTTTATGTAGGAAGAATAGATGATTTAAAAACAAAATATACTACTAAACAATATATAGTAAAATATAGTATAGATGATATAACATATGAAGAAAAAATTTTAAAAGAAAATTTTGAAGAAATATATATGTATTTAAAATCAAAAAAAGTTGATGAAATATATGAAATTAAAAAGTATGAAAAAAGTTTAGAAGAATTAATTTTAGAAATGGAGTAAGAATGTATAATATTTTTTTAGGAGAAATTAAAAGGTATTTTTTAGAAATAAAGACCTATTACCCAGATTATATAGTAAGTTTGGTTATAAGTTTAATACTATACTTAATATTATTTGGATTTGAAACAGAAAATACTAAATATATAGGTTATATATACTGGGTGTTAGCAAGTTCTGTATTATCAGAAGCTTCGATATCTATCTCATCAGAAAAACAAGCAGGAACTATAAAAAATTTAATTATTAAACCTTACTCTATATTAACTATTATGACATTTAGAACTATATCATGGTTAATAATAAATTTTAGTAAAATAGTATTGATATTACTAATATTAAAATATGTATTTCAGTTAAATTTAATGTTTAACATATTATTAATACCTATTTTAATAATTACATTGATTTCTATTTATGGATTTTCTTTGATTTTAATGACACTTACTATTGTATATACTAAAACTGCATCATTTGAATCTGTAATTAGTTATATATTGCTGTTTTTATCTGGTTCAGTATATTCAGTAGAAAAAATGCCTTTAATAATTCAATATATTACAAATTATTTTCCTTTAACATTAGGAATAAAAATTAGTAATCATATTTTAAGTGGTGAATTGGTTAATTTAAATGAAATATTAATCTTAATAATAGATAGTATAATATACCTACTTTTAGGATATATATTATTTAAGAAAATAATTAAAAATAATGAAAAATATAATCAAAGATATTAAGTAAATAAAGAGGCTCAAAATTAGAAAAATCTATTTTGAACCTCTATTTTAATCTTCAAATATTGAAATAATAGTTATAGACCCTATTAATAAAATAGCACCTATTAATTGTATTAAAGTTAAATGTGTTCCTAAAAATATTATCCCTATAATTATTGCAACTATAGGCTCTACTGCTCCTAGTAAAGATGTAGTTGCAGGATGAATATATTTAGTACTTTCTAAGAAAAGATAAAATGGTATAGCATTACCTAAAACAACATTAGATAAAAAAGTAATAAATATATCTAATTTTAAAAGTTCTCTAAAATTACTGTAGTCTATAAAAGGGATAAATATTAATGAACCTATTATCATTCCACACCCTATAACTATAGTATTATCAATCTTTTTAAACTTACTGATATATAGGATATAGAATGCAAAAGTAAATGCTGCAATTAAACCGTAAATAAGTGAAATTGGACTAACATTTAAATTATTAAGACTACCACTAGTTATCATTAAAAACATTCCGTATAGTGCAACGCTAACGAGTATACTTTTCTTAATACTAGGTAAAGTTTTAGTTACATAACTTAAATAAACTAGTACTATAGTTGGAGTAATATATTGCATAAGTGTTGCAAATGCTGCATTTGAATTGTTGATAGTCTGAGCAAAAGAATACTGTAATAATGCAATTCCAAAAATACCATAAACAATTATTTTTTTTAAATATTTTTTTGAAAAAAGAATTTTATTTAATCCTTTAGTCCCTTTCGTATAGACACCATATCCAACTAAAATAATACCTGTTAAAAACATTCTTAAAAATGTATATGTATTTACATTGAAATTTGAATTACTAAATATATATTCAGCTAAACTTCCTGACACTCCCCATAAAAAAGCAGCAATAAATGCCATAATAATTCCTAATTTTTTCATATATATCTCTCCTTAATTTTCTTTAAATATATTAGCATAAATAATAAAAAAAATAAATAATAATAAAGTTAGTTTTTTGATTTTATAACTAAAATGATATATAATATAGTTAACATATAAATTTGTATTATCAAAATATTTGATAAGAAAAGTAAGGAGGAAATGTGGAATTATTAAAAGTAGAAAATTTACATGCTGGAATAGAAGATAAAAAGATAATAAAAGGATTAGATTTAGTAATTAATAAGGGAGAAGTACATGTTATAATGGGTCCAAATGGTGCAGGAAAATCGACTCTTGCCTCTATATTAATAGGACATCCTAAATATGAAGTTAGTCAAGGGAAAATAGTGTTAGAGGGAGAGGAAATACAAGAATCTCTCGTTGATGAAAGAGCAAGAAAAGGAATATTTTTATCATTTCAATATCCTGAGGAAATACCAGGGCTTACAGTTGAGGATTTTTTAAGGTCTGCTAAAGAAGCTGTAAGTGGAGAAAAACAATATATTTTAAGATTTAACAGGTTATTAAAAGAAAAAATGGCACAATTAAAAATGGATGAAAGTTATGCAAATAGATATTTAAATGTAGGATTTTCAGGAGGAGAAAAGAAAAAAAATGAAATACTACAAATGGCAATATTAGAACCAAAGCTTGCTATACTTGATGAAACTGATTCAGGACTTGATAGAGATGCTACAAAAATTGTATTTGAAGGTGTAAAAACATTGAAATCTACTGATAAATCTATGTTAATAATTACACACTATAACAAGGTATTAGAATATTTAGAACCTGATTTTGTCCATATATTAATGGACGGTAGAATAGTTAAAACTGGTGGAAAAGAATTAGTTGAATTTATAGAAACTCATGGTTATGAAAAATTAAGAAAAGAGTTTTTAGGTGATAATTAATGGAAACTACAAAAAAGACATATATTGCTGATATTGAACGTGGAATATATGATGTAAAAGATGAAATGAAGCATAAGTTTACTACAGGAAAAGGATTAGATGAAAATGTAGTTAAAAGAATATCTGAAAAGAAAAATGAACCTGAATGGATGCTTGAAAAAAGATTACATGCTTTAAAAATATTTTTTGAAAAACCTATGCCTACTTGGAGTACTGACCTTTCAGATTTAGATATAAATGAAATAGTTCATTATTTAGAAACTGAGTCAGAAAACATGAATTCTTCTTGGGAAGATGTCCCAGAATATATTAAAAAAACTTTTGATAGATTGGGTATACCTGAGGCAGAAAAAAAATCTCTTGCAGGAGTTGGAGCCCAATATGATTCAAATGTAGTTTATCATAGTTTAAATGAAGAATTAAAATCAAAGGGAGTTATATATACAGATATAGAAACAGCTATAGTTGAACATGAGGAATTAATAAAAAAATATTTCATGACTTTAATTAAACCAGAAGATCATAAATTTGCTGCATTACATGGTGCAGTTTGGTCAGGAGGGTCTTTTGTTTATGTACCTAAAGGAGTAAAGATTGAAAAACCATTACAATCATATTTTAGATTAAATGCTTCAGAGTCAGGACAATTTGAACATACTTTAATTATAGTTGAAGAGGGGGCAGAATTACATTTCATTGAGGGGTGTTCAGCACCTAAGTATTATAGAAATGCTTTACATGCAGGAGCAGTAGAATTATTTGTTGCTAAAAATGCTAAATTACGTTATTCAACTATAGAAAATTGGTCAAAAAATTTATATAACCTAAATACAAAAAGAGCTATAGTAGAAGAACATGGAACTATAGAGTGGATATCAGGTTCTTTTGGTTCACGTGTTACTAATCTATACCCTATGAGTATATTAAATGGTGTTGGTGCATCTTGTGAATTTACAGGAGTTACTTTTGCTGCAGCTGGTCAATTTTTAGATACAGGTTGTAAAATTATACATGCAGCACCATATACTACTTCAAATGTGTCATCAAAATCTATTTCAAAAAATGGTGGTGGAGCTTTTTATAGATCACTTCTTAAAGTAGTTCCAGGAGCTCATCACTGTAAAGCAACAGCAGAATGTGAGTCATTAATGCTTGATAATAATGGGTCAGCATCTCATACTATGCCAATAATAGAGGTAAATACTGATGATATAGATATAGGTCATGAGGCAAGTATAGGAAGAATAAGTGATGAGGCAATATTTTACTTAATGAGTAGAGGACTTTCAGAAGATGAGGCTAAATTAATGATAATAAGAGGGTTTGTAGAACCAATATCTAAGGAATTACCTCTTGAATATGCAGTTGAACTTAATAAGTTAATAGAATTAGAATTAGAAGGGACTATAGGGTAGGTGATATAGATGAAAGAGAAAAAATATTCAGCAAGATTACAAGAAACTATAGACCTGTTAAAATCAGCAGTTGCAGAAGAGTCTAAGAAAGCAAGTAAAAAAGAAGTTGACATGTCATTTAATAAACCTGTATGGAATAGAATGAAATATACTGTACAAGGTGTAGAAAAAATTGAAAATTTTAATGGATTAAAAATTCAAAATTTAGATAATATAAATATAGAAGTAAGTGAAAATGTATTTACAAAATTAAGAATTTCAAACTATTTTAAGTATGAATCTGAAAATTATGCAAATTTAAAAAAGAGAATATTAATCAAAGGTGAAATTAAAGAAAAAATATATATAACTATGGAATTAAGCAAGGAAAATCCACATTTAGTTGATGTATTTAACATAGAACTTGAGGAAAATGCTAAAGCTAAAATATATATTATTTATAAAGGGATAGATAATGAAAGTACTTATCATAATGGGTATATTAATGTTAAAGCAAATAAAGGTTCTAACTTAGAATTAATAACTATACAAACATTAAATGTTAATTCTGAAAATTTTTTAGGAGTAGATATAGATGTTAAAGAAGATGCAGATGTTAAACACTATAGTGTAGAATTTGGTGGTATGGCAAATGTAACTTCAGTATCATCGAATTTATTAGAAAACAGGGCAAAATCACTTCTTTTACCAGTATATTTATCTGATATGGAAAGAAAAACAGATTATGAATATACATTAAATTTTCATGGGAGAGAATGTGTTGCAGATATAGATGCAAGAGGAGTAACTAAAGATAGGGCAATAAAAGTGTTTAGAGGTAATTTAGTATTTGAAAGATTTTCTTCAAAATCTGCTGGTTCAGAATCTGAGTTTTCTATACTTTTAGATAAAACAGTCAACGCTCATTCTATACCAACTTTATTCTGTGATGAAGATGATGTAATAGGGGCACATTCTGCAAGTATAGGTAAAATAGATCAAGATAAACTATTTTACTTAATGAGCAGAGGATTTGATTCTAAAAGTGCTAAAAAACTTGTGGTAGAATCATCGTTTGGGCCTGTATTTAATGCTATAGAAGATGAGGACATGGTAGGAGAATTGAAAGAAATCTTGGAAAGAAGATTATAATGGATGAAATAAAAAAAGATTTCCCTATATTTAAAAAAAGGGATATAGCATATTTAGATAATGCTTCAACTACACAAAAACCACAGGAAGTTATAAATGAGATATATAATTACTATTTAGAAACTAATGGTAATGCTGGTAGAGGCTCTCATGAACTTTCTATGATAAATCAAGCTATAATGGAATCTACTAGAAAAAAAGTGGCAAATTTTGTAGGTGTAAGCGATGAAAAAAATATAGTTTTTACAAAGGGAAGTACTGAGGGATTAAATATTATAGCTTTTGGTTACGCACTAGAAAATTTAAGTGAGGGAGATGAAATAGTACTTGCAATATCTAATCATCATTCTAATATAGTTCCATGGCAAGAAGTGGCTAGAATAAAGAAATTAAAAATAAGATATCTTTATTTAGATAAATTTGGTAATTTAGATATTAGAGAACTTCCTTATTTATTTAATTCTAAAACTAAAATAATAAGTATTTCAAGTGTTGTAAATACAACTGGTGTAATACAAAATTTTAGAGAAGTTATAGAAATGGCTCATAGATATGATGTGAAAGTAGTGCTTGATTGTGCCCAATCTATAGCTCACTTTAAACATGAATTTGAAAAATGGGATGTAGATTTTGCAGTATTTTCAGGGCATAAAATGTTTTCAGTTCAAGGTGTTGGAATACTTTATGGTAAAATGGAATTACTAAAAGATACTAGACCTTTTATTTATGGTGGAGATATGGTTGAATATGTAGAAGAAAGTGGATCAAGTTATAAGGAAAGTCCATATAAGTTTGAGGGTGGAACTCAAAATGTAGAAGCAATTTTAAGCTTGGTAAAGGCTATAGAATACATAGAAAAAATAGGGTATGAAAGACTACAAAAGTCAGAAGAAAAACTTATGATGTATGCTACTTTTGCAATTAATACATTAGATTTTGTGGAAACATATTATACAGAAAATGTTGAAAAAGTAGGAATAATTGCATTTAATGTTAAAGGTGTTCATTCACATGACACGGCTTTTATACTAGATAATAAAGGTGTTGCAGTTAGATCTGGACAACATTGTACAGCTCCATTACTTTCATTTATGGGAATAAATTCATGTTGTAGAGTTAGTTTAGGAGTGTATAATGATGAAAAGGATATAGATAGATTAATTGAGGGTTTATTTGAAGTGAAAAAAATATTTGAAAGATAATTAGGTTCAGAAATAGTTAAAAAGTAGAGAATTTCTAAAATTATAGAAATTCTTTTTTTTTGATGAAATTTTTATATCAAGACTTTAATAAATATATATTTTATACGATATTGAACTAATACTCTTACCATTAATCATTATACTTAAGTTTTTTAATAAATCGGTATAAAGACTTAAAATATATCAGATTTTAAAATATAAAATTTAAAAAATATATACTTTTTTGAATATTAGATTGTGTATAAGTTCTAAGATAAAATTTAGTTCAAGTATTTATATTATTAATGATTATGATTCGAAATATATATTTTACATATTTATTGATGATGTGATATAATCTGCGTAATACTATATTAAAGGATATATAGAAACAAAAATGAACATAACGCTATATTTAAGTAAAAAAAATTTTTAAATTAATATATAATAATTTAAGTGATAATATAGGTGAAAATTATTTTGAAACATTTTTAAAAGAGTTAATTGAACTCGGAATTTTGGTGGAATTATTTGATTAAAAAACTTACTAAACAAGAAAAATTTATGTATTTAAACTCTTTATTTCCTAGAAATGCTTTGCTTGATTTTATTTTCGTAACATTTTATATAACTAAACTATCAATTACTATAGATAAGTATCTATATTTAGATACATTATTATTTGTATTAATAACAGCTTTTGAAATGCCAAGTGGATATATTTCAGATTTATTTGGTAGAAAAAGAATATTAATTTTAGGTAAGCTTATACTTGTATTTTCAATGATAGGTCTATTATTTTCAACTAATTTTTTACATGGAGTTTTAGTTATTATTTTTTATTCAATAGGAGCGGCATTAGCCTCTGGGAATACAGAAGCAATTTTATTTGAATATTATTCTGACACAGATCAATTGAATAAATACAAAGTTATTCTAACAAATGTTAGTAGTATTAGTTTGACATTAGGGATAGTATTATCATTTCTAAGTGGAATTATTTTTAAATTTAATATACAATACATAATTTATTTAGATATTATTATATACACAATCAACATATTAGCTACAATATATTTTTTAGAAGAAAGTAAAATAAAAGTTAGAAAAAATGAGAAAGAAGATAAAAAAGAGGATAATAAGGTTAAAGAATTTGTTGATATAAAGGTAATCATTAGTTTTGTAATAACATCATTTATTTTTGTTTTTTTCAGAAGTACATATAACTTTTATCAACCTATTTATACAGACTTTGGTATTGATGTAAAATATTTTGGTATGTTTACAGTATTATTTAGTATTATAGGGGTAATAACAAACCAAATTTTAAAAAAATACTTCATAAAAAAAATTAAATATAATAATTTATCAATAATGAAGATATATATTTCAATATTATTTACTAGTTTTTTAATAATGTATTCAAAATCTAGCTTTATTTTATTCATGATATTTATTTGTATACAACAAGTTATACGATATATTGAGGGTAATATAGTTACAATATATGTAAATAAGAAAATACCTGAAAATACTAAATATAGGACGACATATTTATCTATACAACACTTTATTACTACAGGTTTAATTTCTATGACATTAATTTTTTCAAGTTACATATTAAAATTTTTAAGTATGTATACAACTTTTTTTATACTTTCATTAATTTTTACATTATTAGTAGCCATATTAATACTAGTATTAAAAAGAATGGAATTAAAAATAAATTGAAAATGGTGTATAAACATAAAAATTAAATAATTGAGGGATTGTTCCAAATTTTAGAACAACCCCTTTTTATTATATTATAACTTCTTCTAAATCTTCTTTTTGATTGTTTACAAATGGCAGATACATAAGTAGCATAGATAAAGTAAATAGTCCTGTTAGAGCTATTTGATAAAACCAGAATGGTTTGATAAAGCTTACTGCTCCTATTATATAATCTGACATAAACATGTAGTTAGTACCATAAATTCCATTCCATAAAAATGCGAATCCTATTAATCCAAAATAACCAACTATAGATGTTATTAATCCATTTAATGTAACCCTTTCATCTAAATGTATAAATGCGTAAAATACTGCAAATATCTCAAACATATGACTAGCTATAAAAGAATAGACATATAATGATGAATGATATGTTGAAAATCCTGGTATTATTACAGCAATTATAGCTCCTGAAAACCAAAAATATACAAAATTAAAGTAAAGTCTTTTTCTTGTAATAAAAAATATACCTGCAAAAATAAGTGAAACATTACATAAATTAAATGGCATAGTATTGTACCAAACATCATTTTCAAAATGAATTCTGTAAAGAGAATCTACAAGTTTTATAGCTAAACACAAAATACCTATAAATGTTGTATATTTACCTTTTTCTATTCCTTTAAATAAATATGGTATTAATAATAAAATAATAGATATTATTAATAAAACAAAAACGGGTTTTAAATGGTCATGTGAAAAAAATGTTAAATGATATTCACCTCTGGTAATAATATTAAACACTATTTAACCTCCTTTAGTATAGAAACTAGTATAGCTATATCATTATAAGTAACACCACTTATTCTAGTTGCCTGTCCAATGTTTTTTGGTTTAGTATAACTTAAACCACTTATAGCTATATTTGATAATCCTTTTACTATCTCATAATTAAAATTTTCAGGAATAGTTATATTTTCAAGTTTTTTAAATTTTTCAATTTGATTTCTTTCTCTTTCAATAAATATTCTATATTTAGCTTCTATCTCAACTTGTTCTTTAGAAATTTCAGATAAATCTTTTGTTTCAATAAACAATTTTAAATTTTCATAATTTATTTCTTGTCTTCCTAAAAATTCAAATGCGTTCATTACGTTATTATGAGATGAATTTTTATTTATCCCCTTAAGTATATCATTATTTTCTTTATTTGGGTAGATTTTTATTTCTTTTAATCTTTCTATCTCATCTGATATAGTTTTTATATTATCTTCAAGTTCTTTTAATTTATCTTTATCTAAAAGACCTATTTCTTTAGATTTTTCAAGTAATCTAATAAATACATTATCTTGTCTTAAGGTTAATCTATATTCTGCACGAGATGGAAGAACTCTATATGGTTCTGGAGTTTCTTTATTTATAATATCATCTATTAATACGCCTATATATCCTTCATCACGAGAGATTATAATAGGGTCTTTTCCATCTATTTTTCTAGCGGCATTTACCCCAGCAATAAATCCTTGAGCAGCAGCTTCTTCATATCCACTAGTACCATTAATAGTCCCAGCTTGGAAAAGATTTTCTATAATCTTAGATTCAAGAGAAAAATTTAATTGTCTTGCTGGAATAAAATCATATTCAACAGCGTAACCATATCTTAAAATTTTAGCATTTTCTAAACCTTTAATAGTTTTAATAAGTTTTTCTTGTGCAAATGGAGGCATAGCTGTTGTAAATCCATTCACATAAATTTCATCACTTTCTCTTGATTCTTGTTCAAGAAATATTTGATGATCAGTTTTATCAGGAAAATTCATAATTTTTCTATCAAGTGATGGACAATGTCTTGGTCCTTTTGTTGAAACTATCCCTGTAACTATTGGTGAATATTTAAGTAATTCTTGTCCAACTTTTATAGTTTCTTCTGTTGTAAATGTAAGCCAAGTTTCAAGTGGCTTTTCATCTGTTTTATTAGTCATATATGAAAAATATCTTGGATTAGTTTCACCATGTAATTTTTCTAATATATCTAAATTCATACTTTTTTTATCTATTCTAGGTGGAGTAGCAGTTTGATATCTATCCATTTCTATTCCATATTTTACTAAATTATCTGGTAAAGAATTACTTGCTTTTTCTCCTTGTCTTCCAGCAGAATATTTAACATCTCCTATAATATATTCTCCATTTAAGAAAGTCCCTGTACAAAGTATTACTGCTTTTGCAGAATACTTAAGACCTAGAGCATCAATTACCCCTATAATTTTTTTATTATCATCAAGTATTAAATCTTCAACCATATTTTGTATTACATCAAGATTATTTTCTTTTTCTATGATTTCTCTCATTTTAATTCTATACCAATATTTATCAGCTTGAGCTCTAGTTATTTTAGCTGCAAGTCCTTTAGTATGATTTAAGTTTTTAAGTTGTAAATTATATTTATCTATATGTATAGCCATTTGACCACCAAGCATACCTATTTCACTAACTATGTGTGATTTACCCGGTCCACCTATGGCAGGATTACAACTCATCATTGCAATATTATCTAGGTATATAGTAAAAAGAGCAACTTTTTTACCAAGTCTTGCTGCTGAAAGTGATGCTTCAACTCCAGCATGTCCTGCTCCTACTACTATAATATCATAGTTTTGCATAAATCCTCCTTATTATAAAGTGATACTTTTTTCAGCATCAATAAAAATTCCAATAGTTTCATCTACAGGTTGTTTTAAAAATCTATCACTGTTTAATTCAAACAATTCTTTAAATTTTCCTGTTCGATTTCTATCTATAATTAACGAAATTTCAGTTTCATCATATTCTGTTAACATATGATAATCACCCATACTATCACCAGCTATAAATGCTGGAGCTTTATTGTATTTTGGATAAATATATTTTTCAATTACCTCTACTTTCCCCTCATAAAATGTTTTTATACTTTCTTTTTGAAATTCACCTGTAATTTTATCATTTTTAATTTCTAATTCTCTACCATAGATTTTTTTAATATACTTATTTAAAGGTTTTAATACCTCTTCAACTTGAAATCTTGGAGAACCAGAAATTACATATACATCTATATTATTCTCATGAAATTCTTTAATTAATTCTGCCATTTCTTTTGATATTGAAAGTCCTGTTTTGTATGTAGAAATATTGTTCTCATATATCCAATTTTCATGACTAAATTCAAGTGAGTTGTGATAATTAATAGCCTTTTGTATTAACTCTCTTAGTTCCTCTTCTTTCATATCAATGAAAAAAATAGTTGTAATATCAAAGGAATCATACTTGAAAAAAAGATATTCAACTAAATCCTCAACATTTGCTAAAAATTCTAAATATGTATCACTTGTATTTTCTGAAATATATGCTCTTTCAAATATTTCTAAAAATTCATCTGATATATTTTTTTCATTTGGAAAATTTCTGTACAAGAAATCTTTAAACATTTTTGGAGTAGTTTTATACTTTTTAAACTTTAATATATAATGAATAAGTGCAAATTGTATATCATTCATTAAAATGGTATTATCACAATCAAATATAGCATAATGCCCATTATTTTTATTTTTTTTAATAAATTCATCTATTTTATTTTTGATATTTTCTTTCCACATAATACATCCTTTTTATTTGATATATACAATTATACTATATATATATTTAAAATACAACCATAGAGAATTATGATATATAAAGTGAAAAAAATGACAATTCTTAAAAAAATTTGCAAAATTGATTAAAAAGT encodes the following:
- a CDS encoding ABC transporter ATP-binding protein yields the protein MSSIIKIEHLFKNYGNKAVLKDINLEINQGEILSILGKNGVGKTTLLSIILKMIEASSGNIKFRNVDIRDINNKKYYSDINIVLENSQNIYYYMTGLENILYFGSLYGYSKEKILNNVNNWIDLFDLRDDINEKLSIYSRGMIQKLSIIIALINKPKLLLLDEPTLGLDVYSKRKMMDMIKILSEKENITIILTTHQMDIVEYLDSKLILLDKGEVVYVGRIDDLKTKYTTKQYIVKYSIDDITYEEKILKENFEEIYMYLKSKKVDEIYEIKKYEKSLEELILEME
- a CDS encoding ABC transporter permease translates to MYNIFLGEIKRYFLEIKTYYPDYIVSLVISLILYLILFGFETENTKYIGYIYWVLASSVLSEASISISSEKQAGTIKNLIIKPYSILTIMTFRTISWLIINFSKIVLILLILKYVFQLNLMFNILLIPILIITLISIYGFSLILMTLTIVYTKTASFESVISYILLFLSGSVYSVEKMPLIIQYITNYFPLTLGIKISNHILSGELVNLNEILILIIDSIIYLLLGYILFKKIIKNNEKYNQRY
- a CDS encoding EamA family transporter; protein product: MKKLGIIMAFIAAFLWGVSGSLAEYIFSNSNFNVNTYTFLRMFLTGIILVGYGVYTKGTKGLNKILFSKKYLKKIIVYGIFGIALLQYSFAQTINNSNAAFATLMQYITPTIVLVYLSYVTKTLPSIKKSILVSVALYGMFLMITSGSLNNLNVSPISLIYGLIAAFTFAFYILYISKFKKIDNTIVIGCGMIIGSLIFIPFIDYSNFRELLKLDIFITFLSNVVLGNAIPFYLFLESTKYIHPATTSLLGAVEPIVAIIIGIIFLGTHLTLIQLIGAILLIGSITIISIFED
- the sufC gene encoding Fe-S cluster assembly ATPase SufC; its protein translation is MELLKVENLHAGIEDKKIIKGLDLVINKGEVHVIMGPNGAGKSTLASILIGHPKYEVSQGKIVLEGEEIQESLVDERARKGIFLSFQYPEEIPGLTVEDFLRSAKEAVSGEKQYILRFNRLLKEKMAQLKMDESYANRYLNVGFSGGEKKKNEILQMAILEPKLAILDETDSGLDRDATKIVFEGVKTLKSTDKSMLIITHYNKVLEYLEPDFVHILMDGRIVKTGGKELVEFIETHGYEKLRKEFLGDN
- the sufB gene encoding Fe-S cluster assembly protein SufB, which gives rise to METTKKTYIADIERGIYDVKDEMKHKFTTGKGLDENVVKRISEKKNEPEWMLEKRLHALKIFFEKPMPTWSTDLSDLDINEIVHYLETESENMNSSWEDVPEYIKKTFDRLGIPEAEKKSLAGVGAQYDSNVVYHSLNEELKSKGVIYTDIETAIVEHEELIKKYFMTLIKPEDHKFAALHGAVWSGGSFVYVPKGVKIEKPLQSYFRLNASESGQFEHTLIIVEEGAELHFIEGCSAPKYYRNALHAGAVELFVAKNAKLRYSTIENWSKNLYNLNTKRAIVEEHGTIEWISGSFGSRVTNLYPMSILNGVGASCEFTGVTFAAAGQFLDTGCKIIHAAPYTTSNVSSKSISKNGGGAFYRSLLKVVPGAHHCKATAECESLMLDNNGSASHTMPIIEVNTDDIDIGHEASIGRISDEAIFYLMSRGLSEDEAKLMIIRGFVEPISKELPLEYAVELNKLIELELEGTIG
- a CDS encoding SufD family Fe-S cluster assembly protein, encoding MKEKKYSARLQETIDLLKSAVAEESKKASKKEVDMSFNKPVWNRMKYTVQGVEKIENFNGLKIQNLDNINIEVSENVFTKLRISNYFKYESENYANLKKRILIKGEIKEKIYITMELSKENPHLVDVFNIELEENAKAKIYIIYKGIDNESTYHNGYINVKANKGSNLELITIQTLNVNSENFLGVDIDVKEDADVKHYSVEFGGMANVTSVSSNLLENRAKSLLLPVYLSDMERKTDYEYTLNFHGRECVADIDARGVTKDRAIKVFRGNLVFERFSSKSAGSESEFSILLDKTVNAHSIPTLFCDEDDVIGAHSASIGKIDQDKLFYLMSRGFDSKSAKKLVVESSFGPVFNAIEDEDMVGELKEILERRL
- a CDS encoding SufS family cysteine desulfurase; translated protein: MDEIKKDFPIFKKRDIAYLDNASTTQKPQEVINEIYNYYLETNGNAGRGSHELSMINQAIMESTRKKVANFVGVSDEKNIVFTKGSTEGLNIIAFGYALENLSEGDEIVLAISNHHSNIVPWQEVARIKKLKIRYLYLDKFGNLDIRELPYLFNSKTKIISISSVVNTTGVIQNFREVIEMAHRYDVKVVLDCAQSIAHFKHEFEKWDVDFAVFSGHKMFSVQGVGILYGKMELLKDTRPFIYGGDMVEYVEESGSSYKESPYKFEGGTQNVEAILSLVKAIEYIEKIGYERLQKSEEKLMMYATFAINTLDFVETYYTENVEKVGIIAFNVKGVHSHDTAFILDNKGVAVRSGQHCTAPLLSFMGINSCCRVSLGVYNDEKDIDRLIEGLFEVKKIFER